A window of Chitinophaga sp. MM2321 contains these coding sequences:
- a CDS encoding serine hydrolase domain-containing protein, translating to MKKLLFSLFLLSTIIADAQVLRTATPAEAGMSAERLNRIDTVVQQYIDKGYVNGVTAMIIRDGKIVYNKAFGYDDITKKTVEKTDNIFRIASQTKAITSLAVMMLYEEGKFLLDDPISAYIPEFAHPRVLKTFNLKDTTYTSEPASREITIRDLLTHTSGLGYAQIGSPQAVAVYGKAGIVAGVGLNNLLLGDKIKILGGLPLMHNPGEKWTYGLNTDVLGYLVEVLSGKPLDQFLKERIFDPLGMKDTYFYLPKEKQSRLATLYTEDQKTHKISKMPSTIELQGQTFYTNYPESKGTYFSGGGGLSSTMYDYAIFLQMMLNGGTYNNVRILSRNTVRIMTLNQTGDLSTGWNTKDNFGLGFSVVNDKSSGATPAPTGVFGWGGMFSTTYWADPKEKIIGLIYKNIWPTSHGELNDKYKVLVYQAIND from the coding sequence ATGAAAAAACTGCTCTTCTCCCTATTCCTGCTCTCCACCATAATAGCGGATGCACAGGTGCTACGCACTGCTACGCCAGCAGAAGCGGGCATGTCTGCTGAAAGACTAAACCGTATAGATACCGTTGTACAGCAATACATCGACAAAGGCTATGTCAATGGTGTAACGGCCATGATTATACGCGATGGAAAAATTGTGTACAACAAGGCATTCGGATATGATGACATTACCAAAAAAACAGTGGAGAAAACGGATAACATCTTTCGCATTGCCTCCCAAACAAAGGCGATTACCAGCCTGGCCGTGATGATGCTGTATGAAGAAGGTAAGTTCCTGCTGGATGATCCGATCTCTGCATACATTCCCGAATTTGCACATCCCCGGGTACTAAAAACATTCAATCTTAAGGACACTACCTATACTTCCGAACCCGCTTCCCGCGAAATCACAATCCGCGATCTGCTCACGCATACTTCCGGGCTGGGCTATGCACAGATAGGCAGTCCCCAGGCGGTGGCTGTGTACGGAAAAGCGGGTATAGTAGCTGGTGTCGGGCTCAATAATCTTTTACTGGGAGATAAAATAAAAATACTGGGCGGATTACCATTGATGCATAATCCCGGCGAAAAATGGACTTATGGCCTGAATACCGATGTATTGGGTTACCTGGTAGAAGTATTGTCCGGCAAGCCCCTTGACCAGTTCCTGAAAGAGCGCATCTTTGATCCATTGGGGATGAAAGACACTTATTTTTATCTTCCAAAAGAAAAACAATCGCGTTTAGCCACGCTGTATACCGAGGATCAAAAAACGCATAAGATCTCGAAGATGCCGTCCACTATTGAGTTGCAGGGGCAAACATTTTATACAAACTATCCGGAAAGTAAGGGTACTTATTTTTCAGGTGGGGGCGGGCTTTCGTCTACGATGTATGATTATGCAATCTTCTTACAGATGATGCTGAATGGCGGTACCTACAACAATGTAAGAATACTAAGCCGCAATACGGTTCGGATAATGACCCTGAACCAAACCGGCGACCTCTCTACCGGCTGGAATACGAAAGATAATTTCGGGCTGGGCTTCAGTGTGGTGAATGATAAAAGCAGCGGTGCCACACCAGCACCAACAGGTGTTTTCGGTTGGGGAGGAATGTTCTCCACTACTTACTGGGCTGATCCAAAAGAAAAGATCATTGGCCTGATCTATAAAAATATCTGGCCCACTTCACATGGAGAACTGAACGATAAATATAAAGTGCTTGTTTACCAGGCGATCAATGATTGA
- a CDS encoding AraC family transcriptional regulator, translating into MESKLLREITPLTQSDCFTLFSREKTEFDFPLHYHEEFELNFIQHAKGAKRIIGDHMEDIEALELVLVGPNLQHGWFTNKHDGGIIKEITIQFHRDLFDEKFLQRNQMHFIKNMFERSLRGILFSKETTQQILPRLVQLPHKQGFDSVLELMSILHDLSISRNLRILSDSTFRNLETISYNSRRVEKIMTYLNANFDKNISLNEAAKLAAMTDVAFSRFFKAKIGKTFVDTLIEIRLGHASRLLIETTNTVNEIAYKCGFNNISNFNRIFKKKKDCTPKEFRLAYTSSGTRTFI; encoded by the coding sequence ATGGAGAGCAAGTTATTAAGAGAGATCACACCACTTACACAAAGTGATTGCTTCACCTTATTTTCAAGAGAGAAAACGGAGTTTGATTTCCCCCTGCACTATCACGAAGAATTTGAGTTGAACTTCATCCAGCATGCCAAAGGTGCGAAGCGTATTATAGGTGATCATATGGAAGATATTGAGGCGCTGGAGCTGGTACTGGTAGGCCCCAATCTGCAACACGGCTGGTTTACCAACAAACATGACGGCGGCATCATCAAAGAGATCACTATTCAGTTTCACCGCGACCTGTTTGATGAAAAGTTCCTGCAACGCAATCAGATGCATTTCATTAAAAACATGTTTGAACGTTCCCTGCGCGGCATTCTTTTTTCAAAGGAAACCACACAGCAAATCCTTCCACGACTCGTACAACTACCGCATAAACAAGGCTTCGATTCTGTACTGGAGCTGATGTCTATCCTGCATGACTTGTCTATCAGCCGCAACCTGCGCATCCTTTCCGATTCCACTTTCCGCAACCTGGAAACCATCTCCTACAACAGCCGCCGCGTGGAAAAGATCATGACCTATCTCAATGCCAATTTCGATAAAAACATTTCGCTGAATGAAGCCGCTAAACTGGCCGCCATGACAGATGTGGCTTTCAGTCGTTTCTTTAAAGCCAAGATCGGCAAAACATTTGTAGACACCCTGATAGAAATCAGGCTGGGACACGCTTCCCGTTTGCTCATAGAAACAACCAACACCGTAAATGAAATCGCCTATAAATGCGGCTTCAATAATATTTCCAATTTCAATCGTATCTTCAAAAAGAAAAAAGATTGCACCCCTAAAGAGTTTCGTTTAGCGTATACTTCTTCAGGAACAAGAACATTTATTTAA